Proteins encoded together in one Impatiens glandulifera chromosome 1, dImpGla2.1, whole genome shotgun sequence window:
- the LOC124917252 gene encoding uncharacterized protein LOC124917252, translated as MLENPTETSSNANTTSVKRYAPPNQRNRSLGRRKSGVERFDRINNFHANEGEKSQAGVSRNIPTMDHGDASGSNLVYETPYPRLISLSGCCNSEAYQLLNDRWVAAISSYNDTSVDLADRPVMYSSNTGPPMAQFRLPHQLINPGASSGSQMDFLSELRRAMSNANASSNSF; from the exons ATGCTGGAAAACCCTACAGAGACTTCATCCAATGCCAACACAACCTCAGTTAAGCGTTATGCGCCGCCCAATCAGAg GAATCGTTCTCTTGGTCGGAGGAAATCTGGAGTTG AACGATTTGAtcgaataaataattttcatgcAAATGAGGGGGAGAAGAGTCAAGCTGGTGTCTCAAGGAATATTCCTACTATGGATCATGGGGATGCAAGTGGCAGTAATCTTGTCTATGAGACTCCCTACCCGCGGCTAATATCCTTATCTGGATGTTGCAATAGTGAAGCTTATCAGCTCTTAAATGACA GATGGGTTGCTGCTATAAGTTCATATAATGACACATCAGTAGATTTGGCTG ACAGACCAGTGATGTACTCTAGCAATACTGGTCCACCCATGGCACAATTTAGACTTCCTCACCAG TTAATTAATCCCGGAGCATCATCAGGTTCTCAGATGGATTTCTTGAGTGAGCTACGCCGTGCCATGTCTAACGCGAATGCCAGCTCCAACAGCTTCTAA